A DNA window from Porites lutea chromosome 6, jaPorLute2.1, whole genome shotgun sequence contains the following coding sequences:
- the LOC140941805 gene encoding uncharacterized protein: MKEYKGDINLKTDYIVSNNEEAWVYHYYFSEQVPARFVQFSADQSEDSQCLYGLTLSGCTLVKSRCKPKSFTVDDILCGDRQSSLLNKEEVRKLASCGLITSYQFASNVSRSHKLMISGLNSKLLTEYDGNMQVESEYSEGEWLFFNSLDEPVPARYVQFVPTDEAGGPLLLIKLQITGCRLDKHWCTVDWFLFREIGMKCDDDQITPIYSEHPVLDLPSCSLILSYQFLGKSAKQHALLLSGNRSVRFSSI; the protein is encoded by the exons ATGAAGGAGTACAAAGGCGACATAAATTTAAAG acagATTATATTGTGAGCAATAACGAAGAAGCCTGGGTGTATCATTACTACTTCTCTGAACAAGTTCCTGCTCGTTTTGTGCAGTTTTCCGCTGATCAAAGCGAAGACTCACAGTGTTTGTATGGTCTGACTTTGAGTGGTTGCACGTTAG TAAAGTCTCGATGTAAACCAAAGAGTTTTACGGTCGACGACATTCTGTGTGGTGATCGCCAAAGTTCTCTTCTTAATAAGGAAGAAGTTAGAAAGCTGGCTTCCTGCGGTCTTATTACCAGTTATCAGTTTGCGTCAAATGTATCAAGGAGCCACAAATTGATGATAAGCGGGTTGAATTCCAAGCTCTTGACGGAATATGATGGAAATATGCAAGTGGAA TCAGAGTATTCGGAAGGCGAATGGCTATTCTTCAACAGTTTAGATGAACCAGTTCCAGCTAGATACGTTCAATTCGTTCCAACTGATGAAGCTGGCGGTCCTCTGTTGTTAATTAAACTGCAGATAACAGGATGTAGATTAG acaaACACTGGTGTACAGTTGATTGGTTTCTATTTAGAGAAATCGGTATGAAATGCGATGACGATCAAATTACTCCCATTTACAGTGAACATCCAGTATTAGACCTGCCATCTTGCAGTTTAATCTTAAGTTATCAGTTTCTTGGCAAAAGCGCAAAACAACACGCTTTGTTACTAAGTGGAAATAGGTCCGTGCGGTTTTCGTccatttga